Proteins encoded together in one Lathyrus oleraceus cultivar Zhongwan6 chromosome 5, CAAS_Psat_ZW6_1.0, whole genome shotgun sequence window:
- the LOC127081320 gene encoding uncharacterized protein LOC127081320 codes for MATSSHSSLSSSSSSSSSSSSCVSSSVINVCPHLSLAFGSCSCTTQVTNKRKRGHQETNKNKINNVSSSLLDISPYPNVCLHLSLSVCSCLHETQIVKKQKPVQQETNVSTTNSTCSSVGTSCDCSTNVGDPWMIKKVLTNSDLDDNCRLLLNKDMAKKWVVPVVDKAKAEKEGVEVEVFDVDTRFPLSLSFKIRPSNDSHVFNHTWITDFVDRRSLKKGDEIGLKWKEEKKRFDFSVLHRS; via the coding sequence ATGGCTACTTCATCTCATTCATCTttatcttcatcttcatcttcatcatcatcatcatcatcgtgTGTTTCTTCTTCTGTTATCAATGTTTGTCCCCATCTTTCACTTGCCTTTGGTTCTTGTTCGTGTACCACACAAGTCACCAATAAACGGAAACGTGGACACCAAGAAACCAACAAGAACAAGATCAATAATGTTTCTTCATCTCTGTTGGATATTTCTCCATATCCTAATGTTTGTCTCCATCTATCTCTTAGTGTCTGTAGTTGTCTCCATGAGACACAAATTGTCAAGAAACAAAAACCTGTCCAACAAGAAACCAACGTTTCAACAACAAACAGCACATGCAGTTCTGTTGGGACAAGTTGTGATTGTTCAACCAATGTTGGTGATCCATGGATGATCAAGAAGGTGCTGACAAATAGTGATCTTGATGATAATTGTAGACTTCTGTTAAACAAAGATATGGCTAAGAAGTGGGTGGTTCCTGTGGTGGATAAAGCTAAAGCTGAGAAAGAAGGAGTTGAAGTTGAAGTGTTTGACGTTGACACTAGATTTCCTCTTTCTCTTAGTTTCAAGATACGACCTTCCAACGATAGCCATGTCTTCAACCATACATGGATCACAGATTTTGTAGACAGGAGAAGCTTAAAGAAAGGAGATGAAATTGGACTCAAATGGAAAGAAGAGAAGAAAAGATTTGATTTTTCTGTTCTTCATCGGTCTTAG